One genomic window of Sulfurovum lithotrophicum includes the following:
- a CDS encoding NAD(P)/FAD-dependent oxidoreductase, which yields MKNSEKKYDLIVIGSGAAGMMAAITAARKGKKVLLLEKLSKIGAKLKATGGGRCNLTNTLDNETFMSRFGRDGKFMMPALEAFDHKALMAFFKEIGVESHAPDGYRVFPVTHSSSTIINAMEKEMQRLGVEVRCSQKVTGLSHDDGQVTGVETETDSFAADHVIVATGGKGYPVLGAEGDGYQLAESVGHKVTEVYPAMMPLKTKEKWVANCTADTIAKVIITVDMKKYKKLKAQGDLIFTKSGIRGPVVLDFSREITPLLSKYEEVPVLMNLTKGMNEEQIRSHIKKELGKNPHRNTLEIVSTLLPGSVSRELCKLAEADPNTALGKLKGQIRDRLIKLLVATPLTINGHDGFKMAMITRGGVSLKEIDPYTMQSRKVEGLYFCGEVMNLDGPCGGYNLQWSFASGYTAGNPKEDL from the coding sequence ATGAAAAACAGTGAAAAGAAGTATGACCTCATTGTCATAGGTTCAGGAGCAGCGGGGATGATGGCCGCCATTACTGCCGCACGTAAGGGTAAAAAAGTCCTACTTCTCGAAAAGCTCTCCAAGATAGGTGCCAAGTTGAAGGCAACTGGTGGCGGTCGCTGCAACCTTACCAACACTCTGGACAACGAGACCTTTATGTCACGTTTCGGTCGTGACGGAAAGTTCATGATGCCTGCACTTGAGGCATTTGACCATAAGGCACTGATGGCTTTCTTCAAAGAAATCGGTGTGGAAAGTCATGCCCCTGATGGATACAGGGTCTTTCCTGTGACACACAGCTCATCGACCATTATCAATGCCATGGAGAAGGAGATGCAGCGGTTGGGAGTAGAGGTGCGCTGTTCGCAAAAAGTAACGGGACTCTCCCATGATGACGGCCAGGTTACCGGCGTGGAGACCGAGACAGACAGTTTTGCCGCAGACCATGTCATAGTCGCCACCGGCGGCAAGGGCTACCCTGTGCTGGGAGCAGAGGGTGACGGCTATCAATTGGCAGAGTCTGTCGGACACAAGGTGACTGAGGTCTACCCTGCCATGATGCCATTAAAGACAAAGGAAAAATGGGTGGCGAACTGTACGGCTGACACTATTGCAAAGGTCATTATAACCGTTGATATGAAAAAATATAAAAAATTAAAGGCCCAGGGTGATCTCATCTTTACCAAAAGCGGTATCCGTGGTCCTGTCGTATTGGATTTTTCCCGGGAGATCACCCCGCTTTTAAGCAAATATGAGGAAGTGCCTGTCCTGATGAACCTGACCAAAGGGATGAATGAGGAGCAGATTCGTAGTCATATCAAAAAGGAGTTGGGAAAAAACCCGCACAGAAATACTTTGGAGATCGTTTCCACCCTGCTTCCAGGGTCTGTCAGTCGTGAACTCTGTAAACTCGCAGAAGCCGATCCCAACACTGCGTTGGGGAAACTCAAAGGTCAGATAAGGGACAGGCTCATCAAACTTCTTGTAGCCACTCCCCTGACCATCAATGGTCACGACGGTTTTAAAATGGCGATGATCACACGCGGCGGAGTGTCGCTAAAAGAGATCGATCCCTACACGATGCAGAGCCGAAAGGTGGAAGGGTTGTATTTTTGCGGAGAAGTGATGAACCTGGACGGCCCCTGCGGCGGATACAATCTGCAGTGGTCCTTTGCCAGCGGGTATACGGCAGGCAACCCTAAAGAAGATCTCTAA
- a CDS encoding SulP family inorganic anion transporter: MFNIQNYSKQNIKNDILSGALVAVALVPEAIAFSFIAGVSPVVGLYGAFIIGLITALIGGKPGMISGATGSVAVVFVSLGLSVKYMYPDLDAEALSMMVLHYILVTSIIAGLIQVAIGLLKMGKFIRLVPQPALFGFVNGLAIVIALAQLPFLAPANIGQYGSWIDIIKASLSENYIMYIIIIITMATMQYLPKVSKAVPAGLVAIIAVTLVVYFGHIDTRTVGDLADLSNVSFPHFTMPDWSLLFSWESLKIILPTAVIVALVGLIESLLTLSVLDEMGGKRGSGNQECVALGVGNATSGLFGGMAGCAMIGQSVINFTSGGLGRLSSFTAATLLIILVVSFSDVIAAIPMAVLVGIMFMVSIGTFEFSSIKRISHMPRSDAFVLVVVTIITIFFDLAVAVIAGIIISALVFAWKHAKIFSHTKMEGDKKIYELDGPLFFGSVTSFNEQFDVENDPEEVVIDFKKARVMDSSGAEAIDALTEKYRKAGKKLTLRHLSEDCKKMLRTAGPFCTYEEDDPTYKVAHDV; the protein is encoded by the coding sequence GTGTTCAACATTCAAAACTACTCAAAACAGAATATCAAAAATGATATTCTTTCCGGTGCGCTTGTAGCCGTCGCACTTGTACCCGAAGCGATCGCATTTTCGTTCATTGCCGGTGTCTCTCCGGTGGTCGGCCTTTACGGAGCCTTCATCATCGGGCTCATTACAGCGCTCATTGGCGGTAAACCCGGTATGATCTCGGGTGCTACGGGTTCTGTGGCCGTGGTATTTGTCTCACTTGGCCTTTCGGTCAAATATATGTACCCGGATCTCGATGCGGAAGCACTTTCCATGATGGTATTGCACTACATACTGGTCACCTCCATTATTGCAGGACTCATACAGGTAGCCATCGGTCTGCTGAAAATGGGTAAGTTCATTCGTCTCGTACCCCAGCCTGCCCTTTTTGGTTTCGTGAACGGTCTGGCCATAGTCATCGCACTGGCACAGCTTCCTTTCCTTGCTCCAGCCAATATAGGTCAGTACGGTTCCTGGATTGACATTATCAAAGCCAGTCTCTCCGAGAACTACATCATGTACATTATCATCATCATTACGATGGCGACCATGCAGTACCTTCCAAAAGTAAGCAAAGCCGTGCCTGCAGGCCTTGTGGCAATCATTGCGGTCACGCTTGTGGTCTACTTTGGGCATATCGATACCAGGACCGTAGGCGACCTTGCAGACCTCTCCAATGTCTCTTTCCCTCATTTTACCATGCCGGACTGGTCATTGCTTTTCAGCTGGGAATCACTGAAGATCATTCTTCCAACTGCGGTTATCGTTGCGCTGGTTGGTCTCATCGAGTCCCTTCTTACACTCTCCGTTCTGGATGAAATGGGAGGGAAAAGAGGCTCCGGGAACCAAGAGTGTGTCGCATTGGGTGTCGGAAACGCTACATCAGGACTCTTTGGCGGTATGGCAGGTTGTGCGATGATCGGACAGTCCGTCATCAACTTTACGTCAGGCGGTCTTGGGAGACTTTCCTCCTTTACTGCAGCAACCCTGCTGATCATTCTTGTAGTAAGTTTCTCGGATGTGATCGCTGCCATTCCTATGGCTGTTCTTGTCGGGATCATGTTCATGGTGAGTATCGGTACATTCGAGTTCTCCTCGATCAAACGTATCAGCCACATGCCAAGATCGGATGCCTTCGTGCTGGTAGTCGTGACCATCATCACCATCTTCTTTGACCTTGCCGTAGCGGTTATAGCGGGTATCATCATTTCCGCGCTTGTCTTTGCCTGGAAACATGCAAAGATCTTTTCCCATACCAAAATGGAAGGGGATAAAAAGATCTATGAACTTGACGGTCCTCTCTTTTTTGGTTCGGTTACCTCATTCAATGAACAGTTCGATGTGGAGAATGATCCTGAAGAAGTGGTCATCGATTTCAAAAAGGCAAGAGTCATGGATTCTTCAGGAGCCGAAGCCATCGATGCACTGACCGAAAAGTATAGAAAAGCAGGCAAGAAACTCACGCTCAGACACCTTTCCGAAGACTGTAAAAAGATGCTGCGAACAGCCGGGCCGTTCTGCACCTATGAAGAGGATGACCCTACCTACAAGGTTGCACACGACGTTTAA
- a CDS encoding rhodanese-like domain-containing protein encodes MRFFPLLLPLFAATSLFALVQSIEHRGVKVTTTLPDKKKITYHVKRKIPDICKKVSITNEMLWTGNFANPKVPAVCKSTFVHTKGKLLPMHLEEGLETFGELEVLIFLKEMQKDKNMLLIDSRTKPWFDYMTIPGAVNMPFIYFKKHKEYEFHFEYALKYLGVKKDANGEYDFTEAKTLLLFCNGPWCTQSPEMIFALLKIGYPAEKLKWYRGGMQDWLGAGMTSTRK; translated from the coding sequence ATGAGATTTTTTCCCTTACTTCTACCTCTTTTTGCCGCTACGTCCCTCTTTGCTCTTGTGCAGAGTATTGAACATCGTGGTGTCAAGGTAACGACCACTCTGCCAGACAAGAAAAAGATAACCTACCATGTAAAACGAAAGATACCAGACATCTGTAAAAAAGTATCCATTACCAATGAGATGCTATGGACGGGGAATTTCGCCAACCCAAAAGTTCCTGCTGTCTGCAAATCGACCTTTGTGCACACCAAAGGAAAACTGCTGCCGATGCATCTGGAGGAAGGACTGGAGACCTTTGGTGAGCTGGAAGTCCTCATCTTTCTAAAAGAGATGCAAAAAGACAAAAATATGCTGCTCATAGACAGTCGTACGAAACCCTGGTTCGACTATATGACCATTCCCGGTGCTGTCAATATGCCGTTTATCTATTTCAAAAAACATAAGGAGTATGAGTTTCATTTTGAATACGCACTAAAATATCTTGGAGTGAAAAAAGATGCGAATGGAGAATATGATTTTACTGAAGCCAAAACCCTGCTGCTTTTTTGTAACGGTCCCTGGTGTACCCAGTCCCCCGAAATGATCTTTGCTCTGCTGAAGATAGGCTATCCGGCAGAAAAGTTGAAGTGGTACCGCGGTGGTATGCAGGACTGGCTGGGTGCGGGAATGACCTCTACCCGCAAGTAG
- a CDS encoding carbonic anhydrase — translation MKKTLSLLAAVALMGSASYASGHGAEWGYTGHNTPETWGHLSEKYHMCSEGLNQSPINITHSISDPNHAPLNLDYKKGSKEVVNNGHTIQVNVEAGDKLVVDGDTFELKQFHFHSPSENRINGKAFPLEAHFVHLDKDGNIAVVAVMFEEGAENKDLAKIWAKMPQKAGEKNDLKIADIAANLIPEKQHYYRFNGSLTTPPCTEGVRWFVLEKPLTISKKQVEAFEHVMHHPNNRPVQPLDARVVVEE, via the coding sequence ATGAAAAAAACACTCTCACTACTTGCAGCTGTAGCACTTATGGGATCAGCTTCATATGCAAGCGGTCATGGAGCAGAATGGGGATACACGGGACATAATACGCCTGAAACATGGGGGCATCTTTCAGAAAAATACCATATGTGCAGCGAAGGATTGAACCAGTCGCCTATCAATATTACACACTCAATCTCCGATCCCAACCATGCACCGTTGAACCTTGACTATAAAAAAGGTTCCAAAGAGGTGGTCAACAACGGCCATACCATTCAGGTCAATGTAGAAGCCGGAGACAAGCTTGTGGTTGACGGAGACACTTTTGAACTCAAGCAGTTCCACTTCCATTCACCAAGCGAGAACCGCATCAACGGGAAAGCATTCCCGCTCGAAGCACACTTTGTACACCTTGATAAAGACGGGAACATTGCTGTTGTAGCTGTCATGTTTGAAGAGGGTGCAGAAAACAAGGATCTTGCAAAGATCTGGGCAAAGATGCCACAAAAAGCGGGAGAGAAGAATGACTTAAAAATAGCCGATATTGCTGCGAACCTCATTCCTGAAAAACAGCACTATTACAGATTTAACGGTTCTCTGACAACACCTCCGTGTACTGAAGGAGTGAGATGGTTCGTACTTGAAAAACCGCTGACGATCTCAAAAAAACAGGTTGAAGCATTCGAGCATGTCATGCATCATCCGAACAACAGACCGGTTCAACCGCTTGATGCAAGGGTTGTTGTAGAAGAATAA
- the mog gene encoding molybdopterin adenylyltransferase, whose translation MDKIKIGVVTTSDRASKGIYEDISGVAIMDTMKEYLLNECEYEYRCIPDEQSLIETTLVELSRDANCDLIVTTGGTGPAMRDVTTEATENVCQKLLPGFGEQMRAVSLQYVPTAILSRQTAGICNGSLIINLPGKPKSIRECLDAVFPAVPYCIDLIGGAYMEANEEVIKIFRPKTK comes from the coding sequence ATGGACAAGATAAAGATCGGCGTAGTAACGACAAGTGACAGGGCAAGCAAGGGTATCTACGAGGATATCTCCGGAGTAGCCATTATGGATACAATGAAGGAATACCTGCTCAATGAGTGCGAATATGAATACAGATGCATTCCTGACGAGCAAAGTCTCATCGAGACAACACTGGTTGAACTTTCGCGTGATGCGAACTGTGACCTGATCGTCACTACAGGAGGAACAGGGCCGGCGATGCGTGATGTAACGACAGAAGCAACAGAGAATGTCTGTCAGAAACTGCTTCCCGGTTTTGGGGAACAGATGAGGGCGGTCAGTCTGCAGTATGTTCCAACAGCCATCCTTTCGCGCCAGACTGCAGGTATCTGTAACGGTTCGCTTATCATCAATCTTCCGGGAAAACCAAAATCCATCCGTGAATGCCTTGATGCGGTATTTCCTGCCGTGCCGTACTGTATCGACCTCATTGGCGGTGCATACATGGAAGCGAACGAAGAAGTCATCAAAATTTTCAGACCCAAAACAAAATAG
- a CDS encoding GGDEF domain-containing protein, which yields MHKVLQKQLKKLGFKDGGFPDGNLEKFIDLVNIAYNEADEERIFLEHTLETSSQEMRELYEELKQKSETALAKSEQRYKELATKDMLTGILNRFTFEHELDRAISNAKRTGTTFALLFLDLDNFKEVNDTYGHNVGDKLLQEVAKRVLPHIRIEDIFARFGGDEFFLLFTNINQKSLSALAEKIISLFRKAWIVDGIKLNVTASIGIVVFPDDADDAIKLMKKADTAMYKSKELGRNQVVYF from the coding sequence ATGCATAAAGTTTTACAAAAACAGCTTAAAAAACTCGGATTTAAAGATGGAGGATTTCCTGATGGTAATTTAGAAAAGTTTATTGACCTTGTAAATATTGCATACAATGAAGCAGATGAAGAGAGAATCTTTCTGGAACATACCTTGGAAACTTCATCACAAGAGATGCGTGAACTTTATGAAGAACTCAAACAAAAGTCAGAAACTGCCTTGGCAAAGAGTGAGCAAAGATATAAAGAGTTAGCTACAAAAGATATGCTCACAGGCATACTCAACAGATTTACTTTTGAACATGAGCTTGATAGGGCTATATCTAACGCAAAAAGAACCGGTACAACATTTGCACTGCTCTTTTTGGATTTAGATAATTTTAAAGAGGTAAATGACACCTATGGGCATAATGTAGGAGACAAACTGCTTCAAGAAGTAGCAAAAAGAGTATTGCCACATATAAGAATTGAAGATATTTTTGCCCGTTTTGGTGGAGATGAGTTTTTTCTTCTGTTTACAAATATAAACCAAAAAAGTCTTTCTGCATTAGCAGAGAAAATAATAAGTCTTTTTAGAAAAGCATGGATTGTTGATGGTATTAAATTGAATGTGACTGCAAGTATTGGTATTGTTGTTTTTCCTGATGATGCTGACGATGCAATCAAGCTTATGAAAAAAGCTGATACTGCTATGTACAAATCAAAAGAGTTGGGACGTAATCAGGTGGTTTATTTTTGA
- a CDS encoding FIST signal transduction protein, whose protein sequence is MEVATYLYQEEQWDRPFETTLDSQNTLILIFASLEEKKVREELSNIVKLFPLSIIAGASTSGEILDDEVYDDTIVVSIAKFQSTILKNHICKSIGNEASYEDGIDIAKELFHDNLKSIFVLSDGLKTNGSQLTKGIASVVHADVVVSGGLAGDKDRFEKTWIIENGVLQEGIVSAVGFYSDNIHFEVASKGGWDSLGLQRLVTKSKDNVLYELDGKPALEIYKRYLGDKAKELPASGLLFPLELKEKEGEESKVRTVLAVDEENQSITFAGDIPQDSHVTFMKANFDRLVNGAEESAQMLNLSKYQNESLLCIAISCVGRKLVLKSRIDEEIEAVKEVLPQNANLVGFYSYGEISPLASGICSLHNQTMTLTAIWESDA, encoded by the coding sequence ATGGAAGTAGCAACTTATCTTTATCAAGAGGAGCAATGGGATAGGCCATTTGAGACAACATTAGATTCTCAAAACACTTTGATTTTGATTTTTGCATCTCTAGAAGAAAAGAAGGTAAGAGAGGAGCTTTCTAACATCGTAAAACTCTTTCCTCTGTCAATTATTGCTGGTGCATCTACAAGCGGAGAAATCTTAGATGATGAAGTGTATGACGATACCATTGTTGTATCAATTGCAAAATTTCAATCTACTATACTTAAAAACCATATATGTAAATCAATAGGCAATGAAGCATCTTATGAGGATGGTATCGATATTGCAAAAGAACTGTTTCATGATAATTTAAAATCAATATTTGTTTTGTCAGACGGCTTAAAAACAAATGGTTCACAACTTACCAAAGGCATTGCGTCTGTTGTACATGCGGATGTTGTGGTAAGTGGTGGATTGGCTGGAGATAAAGACAGGTTTGAAAAAACATGGATTATTGAAAATGGAGTGTTGCAAGAGGGTATTGTAAGCGCAGTTGGTTTTTATAGTGATAATATCCATTTTGAAGTGGCATCAAAAGGGGGATGGGATTCTCTGGGATTACAAAGACTTGTCACTAAAAGCAAAGATAATGTTTTATATGAACTCGATGGGAAACCCGCACTTGAGATATATAAACGCTACTTGGGCGACAAAGCAAAAGAGCTACCTGCAAGTGGTTTGCTGTTTCCTTTGGAACTTAAAGAAAAAGAGGGCGAGGAAAGTAAAGTGCGTACCGTTTTAGCGGTGGATGAGGAAAATCAATCTATCACTTTTGCAGGAGATATACCCCAAGATTCACATGTAACCTTTATGAAGGCAAACTTTGATCGTTTGGTTAACGGTGCGGAAGAATCAGCACAGATGCTAAACTTGTCAAAATATCAGAATGAATCTCTGCTTTGTATTGCTATAAGCTGTGTCGGCAGGAAACTGGTTTTAAAAAGTCGAATTGATGAAGAGATCGAAGCAGTAAAAGAGGTTTTACCGCAAAATGCAAATCTTGTTGGGTTTTACTCTTACGGGGAGATTTCACCGCTTGCTTCCGGCATTTGTTCTTTGCACAATCAAACAATGACCTTAACGGCCATTTGGGAAAGTGATGCATAA
- a CDS encoding SDR family NAD(P)-dependent oxidoreductase has protein sequence MSNIVITGCSMGIGLETARYLKERYITVYPTARDPKDVEMLRSMGFENAMQLDVTKPEQVESVIENVLAKEGSIDVWFNNAGYGQPGAIEDIRTDVLREQFETNVFGLHECTRQIIPVMKKQGYGKIIQHSSVLGLISLFGRGAYNASKYAIEGLTDTLRLELRGTNIHAVVLNTGPITSHFRQTAMQKLQANVDIEHSDHKEKYLKSLKAKKSAVPFNEEAVSVACVVHRIILSDRPKPRYYITKATYLLAFLKRLLSTLLLDRLLLKIG, from the coding sequence ATGTCAAATATCGTGATCACTGGCTGCAGTATGGGTATTGGCCTGGAGACAGCCAGGTATCTCAAAGAGAGATACATTACAGTCTATCCGACGGCAAGAGATCCCAAAGATGTGGAGATGCTCAGGTCAATGGGCTTTGAAAATGCCATGCAGCTCGATGTGACCAAACCTGAACAGGTAGAAAGCGTGATCGAAAACGTACTTGCAAAAGAGGGCAGCATCGATGTCTGGTTCAACAATGCAGGATACGGACAGCCCGGAGCGATTGAAGACATACGCACCGATGTGCTCAGAGAGCAGTTCGAGACCAATGTGTTCGGTCTGCATGAGTGTACCCGCCAGATCATACCGGTGATGAAAAAGCAGGGATACGGAAAGATCATACAGCACTCTTCGGTGCTTGGGCTCATCTCCCTCTTTGGCAGGGGTGCCTACAATGCCAGCAAATATGCCATCGAAGGACTGACCGATACGCTTCGGCTTGAACTGCGGGGTACTAATATACATGCCGTCGTGCTCAATACCGGACCGATCACCAGCCATTTCAGACAGACTGCCATGCAGAAACTACAGGCAAATGTCGATATTGAACATTCAGACCACAAAGAGAAGTACCTTAAGAGTCTGAAGGCAAAGAAAAGTGCTGTTCCTTTTAATGAAGAGGCGGTCTCTGTCGCATGTGTGGTGCACAGGATCATCTTATCAGATCGTCCGAAACCAAGGTACTACATTACCAAAGCGACGTATCTGCTGGCTTTTCTCAAGCGTCTACTGAGTACGTTGTTGCTGGACAGGTTATTATTGAAAATAGGGTAG
- a CDS encoding patatin-like phospholipase family protein, protein MIEKLRQNDFSLVLSGGGALGISHLGILHDLEKEGLYPIEIIGTSMGGIVGACVAIGMKEAEIYEHIKNFSKIYNWMKFSLSGNAMIDNDKIALIFEGLFGKRKMKDTKTPLKLIATNLFNGHKRVFTAKDDVTIKDAILCTMAIPGIFEEHVVEGQTYGDGFLCENLGVNEASCKTVLAVDVLGENSFEKEMPDNFFKTANVMEMFEKSVRLLIYNQSKSHIACSTKEILLIEPETKGYKTFSFHKYEEIRQLGLGLLT, encoded by the coding sequence ATGATTGAAAAACTACGGCAAAACGATTTTTCGTTGGTACTTTCCGGTGGCGGTGCTCTTGGTATCTCACATCTTGGTATACTGCATGACCTTGAAAAAGAGGGACTTTACCCTATCGAGATCATCGGTACGAGTATGGGTGGCATTGTTGGTGCCTGTGTGGCTATCGGTATGAAAGAGGCCGAGATCTATGAACATATTAAAAACTTCAGTAAAATATACAATTGGATGAAGTTCTCACTCTCCGGTAATGCCATGATAGACAACGACAAGATCGCTCTGATCTTTGAAGGGCTCTTTGGGAAGAGAAAAATGAAGGATACAAAAACGCCCCTCAAGCTTATCGCGACCAACCTTTTTAACGGACATAAACGTGTATTTACTGCCAAAGATGATGTAACTATCAAAGATGCCATTCTCTGTACCATGGCCATACCAGGCATATTTGAAGAGCATGTGGTCGAGGGCCAAACATACGGTGACGGTTTTTTGTGTGAGAATCTCGGAGTGAACGAAGCTTCCTGTAAAACCGTACTGGCAGTCGATGTTCTTGGAGAGAACTCTTTTGAAAAAGAGATGCCTGACAACTTTTTCAAAACAGCCAATGTCATGGAAATGTTCGAGAAGTCTGTCCGTCTACTCATTTATAACCAGAGCAAGTCACACATAGCCTGTTCTACAAAAGAAATTCTGCTCATAGAACCAGAGACCAAAGGATACAAAACCTTCTCATTCCACAAGTATGAAGAGATACGTCAACTGGGACTGGGACTGCTGACATGA
- a CDS encoding methyltransferase family protein — translation MKNLYSKLLVFLQFSTIGVMLLLAHYRFDLLSILVFSIGAVVGLWALTHNRLGNFNIEPELRENCELVTTGIYRWIRHPMYASVTLMMLGVALMDPSAVQWLLWLFLVNVLLLKAQREESLWLSHDPCYLEYRGKTKYFIPYIL, via the coding sequence ATGAAGAATCTTTACTCGAAACTGCTGGTATTCTTACAGTTCAGTACCATAGGTGTGATGCTCCTGCTGGCGCATTACCGTTTTGATCTTCTGTCCATTCTGGTATTCAGTATCGGGGCTGTTGTGGGCCTGTGGGCATTGACTCACAACAGGCTGGGTAATTTCAACATCGAACCCGAGCTCAGAGAGAACTGTGAGCTGGTTACTACAGGAATCTATCGCTGGATACGCCACCCCATGTATGCCTCCGTGACTCTGATGATGCTTGGAGTGGCTTTGATGGATCCTAGTGCGGTTCAATGGCTGCTCTGGCTTTTTCTTGTCAATGTACTACTGCTGAAAGCACAAAGAGAAGAATCCCTCTGGCTTTCACACGATCCATGTTACCTCGAATACAGGGGAAAAACAAAATATTTCATACCATATATTTTATAA
- a CDS encoding DUF819 domain-containing protein: MITDGFSYLALLMAIAASIVFAEKKTKAKIFAYLPAIVIIYFVVMLFSTFGLWQKSESITATYKTFKSDLLPAMIFLMLLHADIREIIKLGKKMLLTFLLASVSIAIGFIGMFTLFHSSFASDSWKAFAALSGSWMGGTGNMVAIQGALDLPDAALGYTLLIDSVDYAVWVMVLLALVPFAKRFNAWSKADTSVIDKVGKHLALKDAQRKAITFPSLFLLLGSALLVSAFSQYAGALLPTTDFLTMTTWVVIIATVAGILFAMTPVARLSGSSELASIMLYLIVALIASRANFAELTEAPLYIVAGFVIIAIHAIIMIFFAKTFRLDLFSLGVASLANIGGVASAPILASAYSKALIPIGVLMAMMGYILGTFGGLMVGKVLEIIAA; this comes from the coding sequence ATGATCACTGACGGATTTAGCTATCTAGCTTTACTGATGGCCATTGCAGCATCTATTGTATTTGCCGAGAAGAAGACGAAAGCAAAGATCTTCGCATATCTTCCTGCTATCGTTATCATCTACTTTGTCGTCATGCTTTTCTCCACATTCGGGCTCTGGCAGAAAAGCGAGTCGATCACGGCTACCTATAAAACATTCAAATCCGACCTGCTCCCGGCAATGATCTTTTTGATGCTGCTGCATGCAGATATACGGGAGATCATAAAACTGGGCAAAAAGATGCTGTTGACCTTCCTTCTGGCATCGGTAAGCATCGCCATAGGCTTCATAGGTATGTTCACCCTCTTCCACAGTTCCTTTGCGTCTGATTCATGGAAAGCATTCGCTGCGCTTTCAGGTTCCTGGATGGGCGGTACGGGGAATATGGTGGCTATTCAGGGTGCTTTGGACCTCCCTGATGCCGCATTGGGGTACACGCTGCTCATCGATTCTGTTGATTATGCCGTCTGGGTCATGGTACTGCTTGCCCTGGTACCCTTCGCCAAACGCTTCAATGCCTGGAGCAAAGCAGATACTTCTGTCATAGATAAAGTCGGGAAGCATCTCGCACTCAAGGATGCCCAGCGCAAAGCGATCACTTTCCCCTCACTTTTCCTGCTGCTGGGCTCAGCACTGCTCGTTTCGGCATTCTCACAGTATGCAGGTGCACTGCTGCCAACAACGGATTTTCTTACCATGACGACCTGGGTAGTCATCATAGCTACTGTTGCAGGCATACTCTTTGCCATGACACCTGTTGCAAGGCTTTCAGGCTCTTCCGAACTGGCGAGTATCATGCTCTATCTCATCGTTGCACTCATTGCCTCACGTGCCAATTTTGCTGAACTGACGGAAGCACCGCTCTATATTGTGGCCGGTTTTGTCATTATTGCTATACATGCAATTATCATGATATTTTTTGCAAAAACATTCAGGCTTGACCTTTTTTCTCTAGGAGTCGCATCTCTTGCCAACATAGGCGGTGTAGCTTCAGCGCCCATACTTGCCTCTGCCTATTCAAAAGCATTGATTCCCATAGGTGTGCTCATGGCCATGATGGGGTATATCCTGGGTACCTTTGGTGGATTGATGGTAGGAAAGGTCCTTGAAATAATCGCAGCTTAG